A region of Oncorhynchus tshawytscha isolate Ot180627B unplaced genomic scaffold, Otsh_v2.0 Un_contig_1188_pilon_pilon, whole genome shotgun sequence DNA encodes the following proteins:
- the LOC112241400 gene encoding zinc finger protein 883-like isoform X4, which translates to MQDQDKASPSPSTLQESPSTLQESPGRLPLRTLLLVLVDCRKTPGQSGTERLEEEHGDMISLRDIPHRCSLSGRGLSSGEPQQHHDADKKEKSLSRSEHLKHQHRGTGKKPHHCSDCGKSFAKQDLTIHEQIHTGEKPFHCSQCGKSFTASKTLKSHQRIHTGEKPYSCDQCGKSFSRTGDLTTHQRIHTGEKPYSCDQCGKTFNQSGHLTKHQRIHTGEKPYSCDQCEKSFNESGNLTTHQRIHTGEKPYSCDQCGKSFNESGNLTKHQRIHTGEKPYSCDQCGKSFNESGNLTRHQRIHTGEKPYSCDQCGKSFSRSGDLTEHQRIHTGEKPYSCDQCGKSFSRSGDLTEHQRIHTGEKPYSCDQCGKSFSRTGDLTRHQRIHTGEKPYSCDQCGKSFMDSGSLTTHQRIHTGEKPYSCDQCGKSFAHSVTLTAHQRIHTGEKPYICDQCGKSFNRSGALTTHQRIHTGEKPYSCLCGKSFARSGSLKQHQKASPSYSTGYRSLNKVTIENIL; encoded by the exons Atgcaagatcag GACAAAGCTAGCccgtccccctccaccctccaggagtccccctccaccctccaggaGTCCCCAGGTCGACTGCCTCTCCGAACTTTACTGCTGGTTCTGGTCGACTGCAGGAAAACACCGGGGCAGAGTGGAACTGAGAGACTAGAAGAGGAACATGGAGATATGATTTCATTAA GGGACATCCCTCATCGTTGCTCTCTCAGTGGGAGGGGCTTAtcatctggggagcctcaacaacatcatgatgctgacaagaaagagaagagtctctccagatcagaacacctcaaACACCAGCATAGAGGTACAGGGAAGAAACCTCaccactgctctgactgtgggaagagttttgctaaACAAGACTTGACTATTCATGAGCAAATTCACACCGGAGAGAAACCGTTCCACTGCTCTCAGTGCGGGAAGAGTTTCACTGCATCTAAAACTTTAAAATCTCATCAGAGAATTCATACAG gagagaagccttatagctgtgatcagtgtgggaagagcttcagtcGAACTGGAGACCTGACTACACATcaacgcatacacacaggagagaagccttatagctgtgatcagtgtgggaaaaCCTTCAATCAATCAGGACACCTGACTAAacaccaacgcatacacacaggagagaagccttatagctgtgatcagtgtgagaAGAGCTTCAATGAATCAGGAAACCTGACTACacaccaacgcatacacacaggagagaagccttatagctgtgatcagtgtgggaagagcttcaatgAATCAGGAAACCTGACTAAacaccaacgcatacacacaggagagaagccttatagctgtgatcagtgtgggaagagcttcaatgAATCAGGAAACCTGACTAGacaccaacgcatacacacaggagagaagccttatagctgtgatcagtgtgggaagagcttcagtcGATCAGGAGACCTGACTGAacaccaacgcatacacacaggagagaagccttatagctgtgatcagtgtgggaagagcttcagtcGATCAGGAGACCTGACTGAacaccaacgcatacacacaggagagaagccttatagctgtgatcagtgtgggaagagcttcagtcGAACTGGAGACCTGACTAGACACCAgcgcatacacacaggagagaagccttatagttGTGATCAGTGTGGTAAGAGCTTCATGGATTCAGGAAGTCTGACTACACACCAgcgcatacacacaggagagaagccttatagctgtgatcaatgcgGGAAGAGTTTTGCTCACTCTGTCACACTGACTGCacaccaacgcatacacacaggagagaagccttatatctgtgatcagtgtgggaagagcttcaatcgTTCAGGAGCCCTGACTACACACCAACgcatacacactggagagaaaccttactcTTGTCTATGTGGAAAGAGCTTTGCTCGTTCAGGGTCACTGAAACAACACCAGAAAGCATCTCCCTCCTACAGCACAGGTTACAGATCTCTAAATAAAGTTACAATAGAAAACATCTTGTAA
- the LOC112241400 gene encoding zinc finger protein 883-like isoform X1 — MQDQDKASPSPSTLQESPSTLQESPGRLPLRTLLLVLVDCRKTPGQSGTERLEEEHGDMISLRDIPHRCSLSGRGLSSGEPQQHHDADKKEKSLSRSEHLKHQHRGTGKKPHHCSDCGKSFAKQDLTIHEQIHTGEKPFHCSQCGKSFTASKTLKSHQRIHTGERTYPYFGCEKCFKQSGFQTTQKHTGPPYSCDQCGKSFNQLVHLTIHQRIHTGEKPYSCDQCGKSFSRTGDLTTHQRIHTGEKPYSCDQCGKTFNQSGHLTKHQRIHTGEKPYSCDQCEKSFNESGNLTTHQRIHTGEKPYSCDQCGKSFNESGNLTKHQRIHTGEKPYSCDQCGKSFNESGNLTRHQRIHTGEKPYSCDQCGKSFSRSGDLTEHQRIHTGEKPYSCDQCGKSFSRSGDLTEHQRIHTGEKPYSCDQCGKSFSRTGDLTRHQRIHTGEKPYSCDQCGKSFMDSGSLTTHQRIHTGEKPYSCDQCGKSFAHSVTLTAHQRIHTGEKPYICDQCGKSFNRSGALTTHQRIHTGEKPYSCLCGKSFARSGSLKQHQKASPSYSTGYRSLNKVTIENIL; from the exons Atgcaagatcag GACAAAGCTAGCccgtccccctccaccctccaggagtccccctccaccctccaggaGTCCCCAGGTCGACTGCCTCTCCGAACTTTACTGCTGGTTCTGGTCGACTGCAGGAAAACACCGGGGCAGAGTGGAACTGAGAGACTAGAAGAGGAACATGGAGATATGATTTCATTAA GGGACATCCCTCATCGTTGCTCTCTCAGTGGGAGGGGCTTAtcatctggggagcctcaacaacatcatgatgctgacaagaaagagaagagtctctccagatcagaacacctcaaACACCAGCATAGAGGTACAGGGAAGAAACCTCaccactgctctgactgtgggaagagttttgctaaACAAGACTTGACTATTCATGAGCAAATTCACACCGGAGAGAAACCGTTCCACTGCTCTCAGTGCGGGAAGAGTTTCACTGCATCTAAAACTTTAAAATCTCATCAGAGAATTCATACAGGTGAGAGGACTTACCCCTACTTTGGTTGTGAGAAATGCTTCAAACAATCAGGATTCCAGactacacaaaaacacacaggacctccttatagctgtgatcagtgtgggaagagcttcaatcaATTAGTACACCTGACTATACACCAgcgcatacacacaggagagaagccttatagctgtgatcagtgtgggaagagcttcagtcGAACTGGAGACCTGACTACACATcaacgcatacacacaggagagaagccttatagctgtgatcagtgtgggaaaaCCTTCAATCAATCAGGACACCTGACTAAacaccaacgcatacacacaggagagaagccttatagctgtgatcagtgtgagaAGAGCTTCAATGAATCAGGAAACCTGACTACacaccaacgcatacacacaggagagaagccttatagctgtgatcagtgtgggaagagcttcaatgAATCAGGAAACCTGACTAAacaccaacgcatacacacaggagagaagccttatagctgtgatcagtgtgggaagagcttcaatgAATCAGGAAACCTGACTAGacaccaacgcatacacacaggagagaagccttatagctgtgatcagtgtgggaagagcttcagtcGATCAGGAGACCTGACTGAacaccaacgcatacacacaggagagaagccttatagctgtgatcagtgtgggaagagcttcagtcGATCAGGAGACCTGACTGAacaccaacgcatacacacaggagagaagccttatagctgtgatcagtgtgggaagagcttcagtcGAACTGGAGACCTGACTAGACACCAgcgcatacacacaggagagaagccttatagttGTGATCAGTGTGGTAAGAGCTTCATGGATTCAGGAAGTCTGACTACACACCAgcgcatacacacaggagagaagccttatagctgtgatcaatgcgGGAAGAGTTTTGCTCACTCTGTCACACTGACTGCacaccaacgcatacacacaggagagaagccttatatctgtgatcagtgtgggaagagcttcaatcgTTCAGGAGCCCTGACTACACACCAACgcatacacactggagagaaaccttactcTTGTCTATGTGGAAAGAGCTTTGCTCGTTCAGGGTCACTGAAACAACACCAGAAAGCATCTCCCTCCTACAGCACAGGTTACAGATCTCTAAATAAAGTTACAATAGAAAACATCTTGTAA
- the LOC112241400 gene encoding zinc finger protein 271-like isoform X5: MISLRDIPHRCSLSGRGLSSGEPQQHHDADKKEKSLSRSEHLKHQHRGTGKKPHHCSDCGKSFAKQDLTIHEQIHTGEKPFHCSQCGKSFTASKTLKSHQRIHTGERTYPYFGCEKCFKQSGFQTTQKHTGPPYSCDQCGKSFNQLVHLTIHQRIHTGEKPYSCDQCGKSFSRTGDLTTHQRIHTGEKPYSCDQCGKTFNQSGHLTKHQRIHTGEKPYSCDQCEKSFNESGNLTTHQRIHTGEKPYSCDQCGKSFNESGNLTKHQRIHTGEKPYSCDQCGKSFNESGNLTRHQRIHTGEKPYSCDQCGKSFSRSGDLTEHQRIHTGEKPYSCDQCGKSFSRSGDLTEHQRIHTGEKPYSCDQCGKSFSRTGDLTRHQRIHTGEKPYSCDQCGKSFMDSGSLTTHQRIHTGEKPYSCDQCGKSFAHSVTLTAHQRIHTGEKPYICDQCGKSFNRSGALTTHQRIHTGEKPYSCLCGKSFARSGSLKQHQKASPSYSTGYRSLNKVTIENIL; encoded by the exons ATGATTTCATTAA GGGACATCCCTCATCGTTGCTCTCTCAGTGGGAGGGGCTTAtcatctggggagcctcaacaacatcatgatgctgacaagaaagagaagagtctctccagatcagaacacctcaaACACCAGCATAGAGGTACAGGGAAGAAACCTCaccactgctctgactgtgggaagagttttgctaaACAAGACTTGACTATTCATGAGCAAATTCACACCGGAGAGAAACCGTTCCACTGCTCTCAGTGCGGGAAGAGTTTCACTGCATCTAAAACTTTAAAATCTCATCAGAGAATTCATACAGGTGAGAGGACTTACCCCTACTTTGGTTGTGAGAAATGCTTCAAACAATCAGGATTCCAGactacacaaaaacacacaggacctccttatagctgtgatcagtgtgggaagagcttcaatcaATTAGTACACCTGACTATACACCAgcgcatacacacaggagagaagccttatagctgtgatcagtgtgggaagagcttcagtcGAACTGGAGACCTGACTACACATcaacgcatacacacaggagagaagccttatagctgtgatcagtgtgggaaaaCCTTCAATCAATCAGGACACCTGACTAAacaccaacgcatacacacaggagagaagccttatagctgtgatcagtgtgagaAGAGCTTCAATGAATCAGGAAACCTGACTACacaccaacgcatacacacaggagagaagccttatagctgtgatcagtgtgggaagagcttcaatgAATCAGGAAACCTGACTAAacaccaacgcatacacacaggagagaagccttatagctgtgatcagtgtgggaagagcttcaatgAATCAGGAAACCTGACTAGacaccaacgcatacacacaggagagaagccttatagctgtgatcagtgtgggaagagcttcagtcGATCAGGAGACCTGACTGAacaccaacgcatacacacaggagagaagccttatagctgtgatcagtgtgggaagagcttcagtcGATCAGGAGACCTGACTGAacaccaacgcatacacacaggagagaagccttatagctgtgatcagtgtgggaagagcttcagtcGAACTGGAGACCTGACTAGACACCAgcgcatacacacaggagagaagccttatagttGTGATCAGTGTGGTAAGAGCTTCATGGATTCAGGAAGTCTGACTACACACCAgcgcatacacacaggagagaagccttatagctgtgatcaatgcgGGAAGAGTTTTGCTCACTCTGTCACACTGACTGCacaccaacgcatacacacaggagagaagccttatatctgtgatcagtgtgggaagagcttcaatcgTTCAGGAGCCCTGACTACACACCAACgcatacacactggagagaaaccttactcTTGTCTATGTGGAAAGAGCTTTGCTCGTTCAGGGTCACTGAAACAACACCAGAAAGCATCTCCCTCCTACAGCACAGGTTACAGATCTCTAAATAAAGTTACAATAGAAAACATCTTGTAA